The sequence TCTTGTCTTCTGTCTCTCCCAACAACTAAATAAGAATTGTTACATTCCTCGTAACTCATTCCATGACCGTCGTCTTTCACCGTTATGACAGCTTCCGAATCAATTGAAGTGGCAAAAGGAATTTCTATTTCAACTACTGAAGCCATGGCATCATATGAATTGGCAATTAATTCAGCAATACATGGAACTGCTCCTGAATACATTTGTAATCCTAAATGTTTAATCAATCTTCCAGCAAATTCCATCTTGTATTTGCGTTTTTCCACCTTGGCGCTCAATTCAGTCCTCCATGTATCTTATAACTATTTAGGCATGCAATAGCAGCTTGTTTGGCAAAAAGACATGGCAAAGCATTGCCAATGACTTCGCAAACCAGATCTATAGAATTAGTATCAAATATATATCTATTTGGAAATGTTTGAATATTGGCCGCTTCTCTAACAGATATTGTTCGAGATTCTTCGGGATGACTAAATCTTCCTCTGCAAGGTGAACAAAACCCGCTAGTCATAGTTGGTGGAATTTGATCCCATCTAAGCCGTCCGTATACATTAACAAATCCTCTGTTGCTATTGAGATGGCATTTAGGCCTTAAATTTAAAGGTAGCGAAGCTCGGCTATCCCCTTCTTTGAGAGAATCCAATCGTCTAATGCTTATCTCTTTTAAATCTCTAACAACATGCCAATTGTATCTTTGAGGTCCACCTTTGCTTTTGGCCACAGAAATTGTCAAAGGCTTTTTTTTCCTTATCAGAACATCCGATACATTGAGCCAAGGTTTTAGATTGTTTTTATTATTTCCATTTTGACAATGGGTTATGTCTGGCATTTCTATTCTAAAATTGTTCCCTGCCAACAATACGAATCGTTTCCTGTTTTGGGGAACTCCAAAGTCAGCCATTTGTAATATTTCCATGTTACAAATGTACCCAAGTGAATTTAAATTATTAACAAACATATCTAGAAGAGGCTTTCCTCTTTTCGTAATACCAGGAACATTTTCCATCATTACCATTTTTGGTTTAATTTCTTCTATGATTCTTGCCATTTCTAAAATTAATTGATTTCTAGGGTCTTCCCT comes from Methanofastidiosum sp. and encodes:
- a CDS encoding DNA cytosine methyltransferase, whose translation is MRPFSRKLTAIDLFCGSGGLTVGLKEAGFNVVLGLEISPEISKIYAANHPEVKIITRDIRNVNGKEILELTGLKNIDLIAGCPPCQGFTSLTYKYRREDPRNQLILEMARIIEEIKPKMVMMENVPGITKRGKPLLDMFVNNLNSLGYICNMEILQMADFGVPQNRKRFVLLAGNNFRIEMPDITHCQNGNNKNNLKPWLNVSDVLIRKKKPLTISVAKSKGGPQRYNWHVVRDLKEISIRRLDSLKEGDSRASLPLNLRPKCHLNSNRGFVNVYGRLRWDQIPPTMTSGFCSPCRGRFSHPEESRTISVREAANIQTFPNRYIFDTNSIDLVCEVIGNALPCLFAKQAAIACLNSYKIHGGLN